A genomic segment from Streptomyces sp. NBC_01233 encodes:
- a CDS encoding amino acid permease, with protein MSRTAPTVRQDHKAPPRQDEEERLRELGYQPVLARRMGGFGNFAISFSVISVLSGCMTLYGFGLGTGGPAVMMWGWVGVGLFVLCVGLALAEVTSAYPTSGALYYMADRLGGRRWGWYTGWLNLLGLLGAIAGIDYGAALFTGAFLNLQFGFVPTAGSTFLIFLCILLLHAVLNLFGVRLVSVLNSISVWWHLAGVAVIVGALAFVPDHHQSASFVFTEFVNDTGWANPFYVAAVGLLLAQYTFSGYDASAHLSEETSNASVSAAKGIVRAIWVSWIAGFALLAGLTFAIQDYAAVQGSATGVPPAQIFLDALGSGGATALLLVVIVAQLFCGNAEVAAASRMVFAFSRDNALPGSALWRKVSSRTQTPVPAVWLSVVVAGVLALPSLYSATAYGAVTAINVIGITPAYAIPIYLRLRAGNRFQPGPWHLGRWSKPIGWTAVVWVAVVTVLFCLPQKSPVTIDSMNYAVIALAVVLVLASAWWYAARRSYGTPSAYGNAREQAEIAEGIV; from the coding sequence ATGTCCCGAACCGCGCCGACCGTCCGCCAGGACCACAAGGCCCCGCCCCGGCAGGACGAGGAGGAACGACTGAGGGAACTCGGCTACCAGCCCGTCCTCGCCCGCCGGATGGGCGGCTTCGGCAACTTCGCCATCAGCTTCTCGGTCATATCCGTCCTGTCCGGCTGCATGACCCTGTACGGCTTCGGCCTGGGCACCGGCGGTCCGGCCGTGATGATGTGGGGCTGGGTCGGCGTCGGCCTCTTCGTACTCTGCGTGGGCCTCGCCCTGGCCGAGGTGACCAGCGCCTATCCCACCTCGGGGGCGCTCTACTACATGGCCGACCGGCTCGGCGGACGCCGCTGGGGCTGGTACACGGGCTGGCTCAACCTGCTCGGCCTGCTCGGCGCCATCGCAGGGATCGACTACGGCGCCGCCCTGTTCACCGGCGCCTTCCTCAACCTCCAGTTCGGTTTCGTGCCCACCGCGGGCTCGACGTTCCTGATCTTCCTCTGCATCCTGCTGCTGCACGCCGTGCTCAACCTCTTCGGCGTCCGCCTCGTCAGCGTGCTCAACTCCATCAGCGTCTGGTGGCACCTCGCCGGCGTGGCCGTGATCGTCGGCGCCCTGGCCTTCGTCCCCGACCACCACCAGTCGGCCTCGTTCGTCTTCACCGAGTTCGTCAACGACACCGGCTGGGCCAACCCGTTCTACGTGGCCGCGGTCGGCCTGCTGCTCGCCCAGTACACGTTCTCCGGGTACGACGCCTCCGCGCACCTCTCGGAGGAGACCTCCAACGCCTCCGTCTCCGCCGCCAAGGGCATCGTCCGGGCCATCTGGGTCTCCTGGATCGCCGGGTTCGCGCTGCTCGCGGGCCTCACCTTCGCCATCCAGGACTACGCGGCCGTCCAGGGCAGCGCCACCGGCGTCCCGCCCGCCCAGATCTTCCTCGACGCCCTGGGCTCCGGCGGCGCCACCGCCCTGCTCCTCGTGGTCATCGTCGCGCAGCTCTTCTGCGGCAACGCCGAGGTCGCCGCCGCGAGCCGGATGGTCTTCGCCTTCAGCCGCGACAACGCCCTTCCCGGCTCCGCCCTGTGGCGCAAGGTCAGCAGCCGTACGCAGACCCCGGTCCCTGCCGTCTGGCTCTCGGTCGTCGTCGCGGGCGTCCTGGCGCTCCCCTCCCTCTACTCCGCCACCGCCTACGGGGCCGTGACCGCCATCAACGTCATCGGCATCACCCCGGCCTACGCCATCCCGATCTACCTGCGCCTGCGCGCCGGCAACCGCTTCCAGCCCGGCCCGTGGCACCTGGGCCGCTGGAGCAAGCCGATCGGCTGGACCGCAGTCGTCTGGGTGGCCGTGGTCACCGTCCTGTTCTGCCTGCCCCAGAAGTCGCCGGTCACCATCGACTCGATGAACTACGCGGTCATCGCCCTGGCCGTGGTCCTGGTCCTGGCCAGCGCCTGGTGGTACGCCGCCCGCCGCTCGTACGGAACCCCGTCGGCATACGGCAACGCCCGCGAACAGGCCGAGATCGCCGAGGGCATCGTCTGA
- a CDS encoding tetratricopeptide repeat protein gives MHDEETARGAALAELRTGLADGLARRGLTVTQLAAQARLGRTTVHEALQPDADIPSARTVAALARVLRLPEHELLDLRRTAAGETTSTTPADRRPGRPISECNPYDLEVHSAGLITRRDDPRGPSEPVLPGYVPRAHDDVLTDAVRDAGDGHSRLVVLVGSSSTGKTRACWEAIQPLAEQGWRLWHPFDPTRAEAALGDLERVGPHTVVWLNEAQHYVGDLRHGETIAAALRTLLTAPTRGPVLVLGTLWPDYERTYSALPQPGQPDAHAQVRELLAGRTIPVPESFDQAALEAARVLAEGGDAVLAAALTRAADGRLTQDLAGAPELLRRYRTATPPARALLHAAMDARRLGAGLHLALAFLADAATDYLTDHEYDTLTPDWAERALAELAQPVHGRLAPLRRTQPRRTSRAPGSPTALADAPAPGVVYRLADYLEQHGRDERRPLCPPASFWHAAHDHLAGPDDLERLAAAARDRLRLRWAHHLYQRASTPFARTQLALIRDEIGDREGAEQLAAQAAETGDGYSLIELAFMLERAGDLEGSERLLTQVADTGEPGTATMVALTVLGRRREKAGDLDGAEQLLTQAARTGHPGAFTSLARIRERAGDFQGAERLLTQAAQSGHPSLTLTALARIRERAGDLEGVEQLLVQAVQTGHTSALTTVAEIRERAGDLGGAEQLLTQAAQSGDAYAFVQLARIREKAGDVEGAEQLLADAVRSGDPHALMAVAEIRERAGDVEEAEQLITQVAHTGHSGAVIQLAGIREKAGDLESAARFLSQASEAGHPFAFDQLIDMLERSGDLASAERLLARAADSARLRPVTPQPAVYRFWPYGLEPDGTPTPPW, from the coding sequence GTGCACGACGAGGAGACGGCGCGCGGGGCGGCGCTCGCTGAGCTGCGTACGGGGCTGGCAGACGGCCTGGCCCGTCGCGGGTTGACGGTGACGCAGCTCGCCGCACAGGCGAGGCTGGGCCGTACGACCGTGCATGAGGCGCTTCAGCCCGACGCGGACATTCCCTCGGCGAGGACGGTGGCGGCTCTGGCCCGCGTGCTGCGCTTGCCGGAGCACGAGCTCCTGGACCTGCGGCGGACCGCTGCCGGAGAGACCACATCCACCACCCCGGCGGATCGGCGGCCGGGTCGGCCCATCAGCGAATGCAACCCGTACGACCTGGAGGTCCACTCCGCCGGACTGATCACCCGCCGAGACGATCCCCGTGGACCATCGGAGCCGGTACTGCCCGGCTACGTGCCACGCGCCCACGACGACGTCCTCACCGATGCCGTGCGCGACGCCGGTGACGGCCACAGCAGGCTGGTTGTTCTGGTCGGCTCCTCCTCCACGGGCAAGACCCGGGCGTGTTGGGAAGCCATCCAGCCGCTCGCCGAACAAGGTTGGCGGCTGTGGCACCCCTTCGACCCCACCCGGGCCGAGGCAGCCCTCGGCGATCTCGAGCGGGTCGGGCCCCACACGGTGGTCTGGCTGAACGAGGCGCAGCACTACGTCGGCGACCTCCGCCACGGCGAGACCATCGCCGCAGCCCTGCGGACGCTGCTCACCGCCCCCACTCGCGGTCCGGTCCTGGTACTGGGCACTCTCTGGCCCGACTACGAGCGCACCTACAGCGCGCTCCCGCAGCCTGGGCAACCCGATGCGCACGCCCAGGTGCGTGAGCTGCTGGCCGGGCGGACCATTCCGGTGCCGGAGTCCTTCGACCAGGCCGCGCTGGAAGCCGCCCGCGTGCTGGCGGAGGGCGGAGACGCGGTCCTGGCCGCTGCCCTGACCCGTGCCGCCGATGGGCGTCTCACCCAGGATCTCGCCGGGGCGCCCGAGTTACTGCGCCGCTACCGCACTGCCACGCCGCCCGCCCGTGCCCTCCTGCACGCGGCCATGGACGCACGACGCCTCGGCGCCGGCCTTCACTTGGCGCTCGCCTTCCTCGCCGATGCCGCCACCGACTACCTCACCGACCACGAGTACGACACCCTCACCCCCGACTGGGCCGAACGAGCCCTCGCCGAACTCGCCCAACCTGTCCACGGCCGGCTCGCGCCCCTGCGCCGCACCCAGCCACGCCGTACGAGCCGAGCCCCCGGCAGTCCCACCGCGCTGGCCGACGCACCAGCACCGGGCGTCGTCTACCGGCTCGCGGACTACCTCGAGCAGCATGGCCGCGACGAACGCCGTCCGCTGTGTCCGCCCGCCTCCTTCTGGCACGCAGCACACGATCACCTCGCCGGCCCTGACGACCTCGAGCGTCTCGCGGCCGCCGCCCGCGACAGGCTTCGTCTCCGGTGGGCCCACCATCTGTACCAGCGCGCCAGCACTCCCTTCGCCCGCACACAGCTCGCACTCATCCGGGACGAGATCGGAGACCGCGAGGGCGCCGAGCAACTGGCCGCACAGGCAGCCGAAACCGGCGACGGCTATTCCCTCATCGAGCTGGCCTTCATGTTGGAAAGAGCCGGCGACCTGGAAGGTTCCGAACGACTCCTCACCCAGGTGGCAGACACCGGGGAACCGGGCACCGCCACCATGGTCGCCCTCACCGTCCTCGGCCGCCGGCGTGAGAAGGCTGGAGATCTCGACGGTGCCGAACAACTCCTCACACAGGCCGCCCGGACCGGGCACCCCGGTGCGTTCACCTCCCTCGCCCGTATCCGTGAGAGAGCCGGTGACTTCCAAGGCGCCGAACGACTCCTCACACAGGCCGCCCAGTCCGGGCACCCCTCCCTCACACTCACGGCCCTCGCCCGTATCCGTGAGAGAGCCGGAGACCTCGAAGGTGTGGAACAACTCCTCGTCCAGGCTGTTCAAACCGGCCACACCAGTGCCCTCACGACCGTCGCTGAGATCCGTGAGAGGGCTGGAGATCTCGGGGGTGCCGAACAACTCCTCACCCAAGCCGCCCAATCCGGCGACGCCTACGCCTTCGTACAGCTCGCTCGCATCCGTGAGAAGGCCGGCGACGTCGAAGGCGCCGAACAACTCCTCGCTGACGCCGTCCGAAGCGGCGATCCTCACGCTCTCATGGCTGTCGCCGAAATCCGCGAGCGGGCGGGAGACGTGGAGGAGGCCGAACAACTCATCACGCAGGTGGCTCACACCGGCCACTCCGGCGCTGTCATCCAGCTCGCCGGTATCCGTGAGAAGGCCGGCGACCTTGAAAGCGCAGCACGATTCCTGAGCCAAGCATCCGAAGCCGGTCACCCCTTCGCCTTCGACCAGCTCATCGACATGCTGGAGCGGTCAGGAGATCTCGCAAGCGCCGAACGGCTCCTCGCGCGCGCCGCGGACTCCGCCAGACTGCGGCCCGTCACCCCCCAGCCGGCCGTGTACCGCTTCTGGCCGTACGGGCTGGAGCCCGACGGCACGCCCACTCCGCCCTGGTGA
- a CDS encoding tetratricopeptide repeat protein — protein MRLGGLLEQEPGGLAEALAWYERAAGRNHEKAPEGVARVRAALARAAASDAKAADAAKDAEAALMRDHAAAARDGQVKSMLALASWHLGAKRVQEALTWYRHAAKAGHVHAMVISAQLLALDPKKQAESLDWYRKAAAAGNTDAMHCVGRSLKQQGNLPDALAHFRVAAAKGHQAAMIDAAEILEQTARAPEALKWYQRAAEKGHPKATLEAERLRSALAGTGPAGSTTAKPAPAKPKPKKAAAEPAPAKPAPAKPAPAKPAPAKPAPKKTAAEPASKSAAGRTPPKPPAPNEGAQPDPASLRAAAVKHERSDRPEAALQCLLRAEQLGDRTAKRDIVRLYLALRDRSNSSVERKQHVRQVVRYRDLAEGSDVETMLALVGLDTANSFAWRQRAAEAGNTRAMRQIARAQLKAGSDEHVQAALSWLLEAGKAGDTAAILEGARAHEKCGAYGNAIDWYRWAEDNGVAGAAKEVARVTAEHPGAVVWHRWSERLRRLRG, from the coding sequence ATGCGGCTGGGCGGCCTGCTGGAGCAGGAGCCGGGCGGGCTGGCGGAGGCCCTCGCGTGGTACGAGAGGGCTGCTGGGCGCAACCATGAGAAGGCTCCCGAAGGGGTGGCCCGCGTCCGCGCCGCGCTGGCCCGCGCCGCGGCCTCCGATGCGAAGGCCGCGGATGCCGCGAAGGACGCGGAGGCGGCGCTGATGCGCGACCATGCGGCAGCCGCCCGCGATGGCCAGGTGAAGTCAATGCTGGCGCTGGCGAGTTGGCACCTGGGGGCGAAGCGCGTGCAGGAAGCCCTCACCTGGTACCGGCACGCCGCCAAGGCCGGCCATGTTCACGCCATGGTGATTTCCGCCCAGCTGCTGGCCCTGGACCCCAAGAAGCAGGCCGAGTCCCTCGACTGGTACCGCAAGGCCGCAGCCGCGGGCAACACCGACGCCATGCACTGCGTGGGGCGTTCGCTGAAGCAGCAGGGCAACCTTCCGGACGCGCTGGCCCACTTCCGCGTGGCCGCCGCCAAGGGCCACCAGGCCGCCATGATCGACGCGGCGGAGATCCTGGAGCAGACGGCACGGGCACCCGAAGCGCTGAAGTGGTACCAACGCGCCGCTGAGAAGGGGCACCCCAAGGCCACCCTCGAAGCGGAACGCCTCCGCTCGGCGCTGGCCGGCACCGGGCCGGCCGGTTCCACCACGGCGAAGCCTGCGCCGGCCAAGCCCAAGCCGAAGAAGGCCGCAGCGGAGCCCGCGCCGGCCAAGCCCGCGCCGGCCAAGCCCGCGCCGGCCAAGCCCGCGCCGGCCAAGCCCGCACCTAAGAAGACCGCAGCCGAGCCCGCCTCGAAGAGCGCCGCAGGGCGGACGCCGCCCAAGCCTCCCGCGCCGAACGAGGGGGCGCAGCCGGACCCCGCCTCGCTACGGGCCGCGGCCGTGAAGCACGAGCGGAGCGACCGGCCGGAGGCTGCCCTGCAGTGCCTTCTTCGGGCCGAACAACTCGGTGACCGCACCGCCAAGAGGGACATCGTCCGGCTGTACCTCGCGTTGCGCGACCGGAGCAACAGCTCGGTCGAGCGCAAACAGCACGTCAGGCAGGTGGTACGGTACCGCGACCTCGCCGAGGGCAGCGACGTCGAGACCATGCTGGCCCTGGTGGGACTGGACACGGCCAACTCGTTCGCATGGCGGCAGCGGGCCGCAGAGGCAGGCAACACCCGGGCCATGCGGCAGATCGCCCGGGCCCAACTGAAGGCGGGTAGCGACGAGCACGTCCAGGCTGCCCTGTCCTGGCTGCTGGAGGCCGGCAAGGCCGGGGACACCGCGGCCATCCTGGAGGGCGCCCGGGCCCACGAGAAGTGCGGCGCGTACGGGAACGCCATCGACTGGTACCGCTGGGCCGAGGACAACGGCGTGGCGGGCGCGGCCAAGGAGGTAGCCCGCGTGACGGCGGAACATCCGGGGGCGGTCGTCTGGCACCGGTGGTCGGAACGCCTGCGCCGCTTGCGAGGGTGA
- a CDS encoding serine/threonine-protein kinase, translated as MEPLREDDPETIGPYRLFALLGRGGWGNVYFARSEFGRGVALKTIRPEHLAGNPERFRRRFAREVEAARAVDSTYTAQVVDADTHAAEPWLAARYIRGVDLAEALDHCGAPLPQRTWRVLAAGLADALRSIHAADLVHRDLKLANILLAGDGPYVIDFGIARNLSPAGGATLTGSGAAPRTVTFSSPEQLRDERVGPASDVFALGVVLAYAALNRHPFGPGSEAQIQANILHGHRRLGGLPSAVEEIVLPCLEPGPQDRPTPVELAGLLPSSVSPKEHEWLPPGLRSALAGLSDLAVDLAAPMRYPRLQHEPPVLPGPGRPLAATPTSSAVRAVRERDFPPAPPRASFHEATTRPPTGAGPTARQVSPPAAPKAAPPVNPPVAPARKAAAGKAYAGEPGGPVPGRRRGRELRGHASSGLRLPLCPRLAASAVLVPASGRGRQRDRSQGGGSTDRAALPRTAGPGRNPLPEGGRGWGPPLGDAAGRPAGAGAGRAGGGPRVVREGCWAQP; from the coding sequence TTGGAGCCACTGCGGGAGGACGATCCCGAGACGATCGGTCCGTACCGGCTGTTCGCCCTGTTGGGCCGGGGCGGCTGGGGGAACGTCTACTTCGCCCGCAGCGAGTTCGGTCGCGGGGTGGCGCTCAAGACGATCAGGCCAGAGCACCTTGCGGGGAACCCGGAGCGCTTCCGCCGCCGCTTCGCCCGCGAGGTCGAGGCGGCCCGCGCGGTCGACAGCACGTACACCGCCCAGGTGGTGGACGCCGACACGCATGCCGCCGAACCCTGGCTCGCCGCCCGCTACATCCGCGGGGTCGACCTGGCGGAGGCGCTCGACCACTGCGGGGCCCCGCTGCCCCAGCGGACGTGGCGGGTCCTGGCGGCAGGTCTGGCCGACGCCCTGCGGAGCATCCACGCCGCGGACCTGGTGCACCGCGACCTCAAGCTCGCGAACATCCTGCTGGCCGGAGACGGACCATACGTCATCGACTTCGGGATCGCCCGGAACCTCTCCCCGGCCGGCGGCGCCACGCTGACCGGCTCCGGGGCGGCCCCGCGCACCGTCACCTTCTCCTCGCCCGAACAGCTCCGGGACGAGCGGGTGGGGCCGGCCAGCGACGTCTTCGCCCTCGGTGTGGTGCTGGCCTACGCGGCGCTGAACCGGCACCCGTTCGGGCCCGGCTCCGAAGCCCAGATCCAGGCGAACATCCTGCACGGGCACCGCCGGCTGGGCGGGCTGCCGTCCGCCGTGGAGGAGATCGTCCTCCCCTGCCTGGAACCGGGGCCGCAGGACAGGCCGACGCCGGTGGAGCTCGCCGGGCTGCTGCCGTCGAGCGTGTCACCGAAGGAGCACGAGTGGCTGCCGCCGGGGCTGCGCAGTGCGCTCGCCGGGCTGTCGGACCTCGCCGTGGACCTTGCGGCACCGATGCGCTACCCACGCCTCCAGCACGAACCGCCGGTCCTCCCCGGCCCCGGACGCCCCCTTGCCGCCACCCCCACCTCGTCAGCCGTCCGCGCGGTCCGTGAGCGCGATTTCCCACCCGCGCCGCCCAGGGCGTCGTTCCACGAGGCGACCACCCGCCCCCCGACCGGCGCCGGCCCGACCGCGCGACAGGTCTCCCCACCGGCCGCGCCCAAGGCGGCGCCGCCGGTGAATCCGCCGGTGGCACCCGCCCGGAAGGCCGCGGCCGGCAAGGCGTACGCGGGTGAGCCCGGCGGCCCGGTACCGGGCCGCCGCCGAGGCCGGGAACTCAGAGGCCATGCGTCAAGTGGCCTCCGCCTGCCGCTCTGCCCGCGACTGGCGGCAAGCGCTGTCCTGGTTCCGGCGAGCGGCCGAGGCCGGCAACGCGACCGGAGCCAGGGAGGCGGCTCAACTGATCGAGCAGCACTTCCCAGAACTGCGGGACCAGGCCGCAACCCTCTACCGGAGGGCGGCCGAGGGTGGGGACCTCCACTCGGCGATGCGGCTGGGCGGCCTGCTGGAGCAGGAGCCGGGCGGGCTGGCGGAGGCCCTCGCGTGGTACGAGAGGGCTGCTGGGCGCAACCATGA
- a CDS encoding Dyp-type peroxidase, translating to MTTLQDGIYHAKGCRPPGHLALVFLRANPGADAPAVDGALREVTALLRGLAEGRVAELPGHPVPTGELKFLLGFGPKAFEIPGGRLKCPTSLGPGFRFRSPDREKGGGPLLVGGGLPYASDVFCNDSTEEFCLQLTAETQLAVSRAVVELWKLFDAGRDGGTRKPALEIAGVHTGFQRDDLRSWIGFHDGVSNLESNEREGVITIGAAEAGQDTWTVGGTYLVFLRLAVDLGSWHLLPRAQQELLVGRDKLTGAPLTGTDPEGRPVPAAGCPVPGTTEVTQAGNEDFHQPGPTDDPVLLAAHVRRANLAGTADPELGGSLRVFRQGHEFFEPIPDAPGFRVGLNFISFQDNPDRVLRILTQRSWLGGINFGGQPGPDGPAGRLLTVRAGGTYLVPPRHDAAPYPGAEVFA from the coding sequence ATGACCACGCTCCAGGACGGCATCTACCACGCCAAGGGCTGCCGCCCGCCCGGCCATCTCGCGCTCGTGTTCCTGCGTGCCAACCCCGGGGCGGACGCCCCGGCCGTCGACGGGGCGCTGCGCGAGGTGACCGCGCTGCTGCGCGGCCTCGCCGAGGGGCGCGTCGCCGAACTTCCCGGCCACCCCGTACCCACCGGAGAGCTGAAGTTCCTCCTCGGGTTCGGCCCCAAGGCCTTCGAGATCCCCGGTGGCCGCCTGAAATGCCCCACCTCACTCGGCCCGGGCTTCCGTTTCCGCTCGCCCGACCGCGAGAAGGGGGGCGGGCCGCTGCTCGTCGGCGGGGGCCTCCCGTACGCCTCGGACGTCTTCTGCAACGACTCCACGGAGGAGTTCTGCCTCCAGCTCACCGCGGAGACCCAGCTCGCGGTCTCCCGCGCCGTGGTGGAGCTGTGGAAGCTGTTCGACGCCGGCCGGGACGGCGGCACGCGGAAGCCAGCGCTGGAGATCGCCGGCGTCCACACCGGCTTCCAGCGCGACGACCTGCGGAGCTGGATCGGCTTCCACGACGGCGTGTCCAATCTGGAGAGCAACGAACGCGAAGGGGTCATCACCATCGGGGCCGCCGAGGCGGGCCAGGACACCTGGACCGTCGGCGGCACCTACCTCGTCTTCCTCCGCCTCGCAGTCGACCTCGGCAGCTGGCACCTCCTGCCGCGCGCCCAACAGGAGTTGCTCGTCGGCCGCGACAAGCTCACCGGAGCCCCGCTCACCGGCACCGATCCCGAGGGACGGCCCGTTCCGGCGGCCGGCTGCCCTGTCCCCGGCACCACCGAGGTGACCCAGGCCGGCAACGAGGACTTCCACCAGCCCGGGCCCACCGACGACCCCGTGCTGCTGGCCGCCCATGTGCGCAGAGCAAACCTGGCCGGCACCGCCGACCCTGAACTCGGCGGTTCGCTCAGGGTGTTCCGTCAGGGCCACGAGTTCTTCGAGCCGATCCCGGACGCACCCGGCTTCCGGGTCGGGCTGAACTTCATCAGCTTCCAGGACAACCCCGACCGGGTGCTGCGCATCCTCACCCAGCGCTCCTGGCTGGGCGGGATCAACTTCGGCGGGCAGCCCGGCCCGGACGGTCCCGCCGGCCGACTGCTGACCGTACGCGCGGGCGGAACCTACCTCGTCCCGCCCCGGCACGACGCCGCCCCCTACCCGGGGGCCGAGGTCTTCGCGTGA
- a CDS encoding DUF309 domain-containing protein: MNTRDRDGEGRARGARPRDGLGRPLPYGEAGVERQPEGVVRSPAETVREAQRLLDAGMPFHAHEVFEDAWKSGPGGGALLWRGLAQLAVGLTHAARGNTVGGARLLRRGASGIEGLDGGPYGIDVPGLVRWARELAGRVEAGGPAVDPVREAPRLAGGGLE, encoded by the coding sequence GTGAACACACGGGATCGGGATGGTGAAGGGCGGGCGCGGGGCGCGCGGCCCAGGGATGGGCTGGGACGGCCGCTGCCCTACGGGGAGGCCGGGGTGGAGCGGCAGCCCGAGGGGGTGGTGCGCTCGCCCGCGGAGACCGTGCGGGAGGCGCAGCGGCTGCTGGACGCCGGGATGCCGTTCCACGCGCACGAGGTGTTCGAGGACGCCTGGAAGTCGGGGCCCGGGGGCGGTGCCCTGCTCTGGCGGGGGCTGGCGCAGCTCGCGGTCGGGCTGACGCACGCGGCGCGCGGCAACACGGTCGGCGGGGCGCGGCTGCTGCGGCGCGGGGCCTCAGGGATCGAAGGGTTGGACGGAGGGCCGTACGGGATCGACGTGCCGGGGCTGGTGCGGTGGGCCCGGGAGCTGGCCGGCCGGGTGGAGGCCGGCGGCCCGGCGGTCGATCCCGTGCGGGAGGCGCCGCGGCTAGCCGGCGGCGGGCTGGAGTAG
- a CDS encoding VOC family protein, with the protein MSSHIALTALVVNDYDEAIDFYTRALGFDLAEDTARPDGSRWVVVRPPGATETALLLARAKDDAQRSRVGDQTGGRVGFFLYTDDFTRDHARMTAEGVRFLEEPRHEAYGSVAVFEDLYGNRWDLLQPAAG; encoded by the coding sequence ATGTCCTCCCACATCGCCCTCACCGCCCTGGTCGTCAACGACTACGACGAGGCCATCGACTTCTACACCCGCGCCCTCGGGTTCGACCTCGCCGAGGACACCGCGCGCCCGGACGGCTCCCGCTGGGTCGTGGTCCGCCCGCCCGGCGCCACCGAAACCGCCCTGCTGCTGGCCCGCGCCAAGGACGACGCCCAGCGCTCCCGGGTCGGCGACCAGACCGGCGGCCGCGTCGGCTTCTTCCTCTACACCGACGACTTCACGCGCGACCACGCCCGGATGACCGCCGAGGGCGTCCGCTTCCTGGAGGAGCCGCGCCACGAGGCGTACGGCTCCGTCGCGGTCTTCGAGGACCTGTACGGAAACCGCTGGGACCTACTCCAGCCCGCCGCCGGCTAG
- a CDS encoding LutC/YkgG family protein: MPRDYLRVHGDRTPAESADLLAAHLSEYRAKVHRTDGAGLPGLLARLLAARGARTVLVPPALPAHWLEAAEAALVQDRAESTPYELDAVDSVVTGCALAVAETGTIVLDGGPDQGRRRITLIPDHHVCVVRVPDQLVDSVPQALERLDPTRPLTWISGPSATSDIELDRVEGVHGPRTLEVVLLGAQ, encoded by the coding sequence ATCCCCCGCGACTACCTCCGCGTGCACGGCGACCGCACCCCCGCCGAGAGCGCCGACCTGCTGGCCGCCCACCTGTCCGAGTACCGTGCGAAGGTCCACCGCACCGACGGGGCCGGCCTCCCCGGGCTCCTTGCCCGGCTCCTCGCCGCGCGCGGCGCCCGGACGGTCCTCGTCCCGCCCGCCCTGCCCGCGCACTGGCTCGAGGCCGCCGAAGCGGCCCTGGTCCAGGACCGCGCCGAGTCCACCCCGTACGAACTGGACGCCGTCGACAGCGTGGTGACCGGCTGCGCCCTGGCCGTCGCCGAGACCGGCACGATCGTCCTGGACGGAGGCCCGGACCAGGGCAGGCGCCGCATCACCCTGATCCCCGACCACCACGTCTGCGTGGTCCGCGTCCCCGACCAGCTGGTCGACTCCGTTCCGCAGGCCCTCGAGCGCCTCGACCCCACCCGCCCGCTGACCTGGATCTCCGGCCCCTCGGCGACCAGCGACATCGAACTGGACCGGGTGGAGGGCGTCCACGGCCCCCGCACCCTGGAGGTCGTCCTCCTCGGCGCACAATAA